The Chlamydiales bacterium genome has a segment encoding these proteins:
- a CDS encoding ribonuclease HII encodes MVAISYKKHTAFEETARQKGYQFIAGVDEAGRGPLAGPVVASACILPKGLVIDGVNDSKKLTPEKRAELFKILTENPQISFGIGVVDAPTIDQINILQASLLAMQIAIDNLPEKPDFILVDGPHLPKTQIPGLAVVHGDSRVFSIAAASIIAKVTRDQMMREYDAKYPQYGFIKHKGYGTAAHLSAIAAHGPSPLHRMSFHPFTSREEKG; translated from the coding sequence ATGGTCGCGATCTCTTACAAAAAGCATACAGCTTTTGAAGAGACTGCGCGCCAAAAAGGCTACCAGTTCATCGCTGGTGTGGACGAGGCTGGACGAGGTCCTCTTGCAGGACCCGTCGTAGCCTCGGCCTGTATCCTTCCGAAGGGTCTCGTGATTGATGGTGTCAATGATAGTAAAAAATTGACTCCAGAAAAACGCGCAGAACTATTCAAAATTCTTACAGAAAATCCGCAAATTTCTTTTGGCATCGGCGTTGTAGACGCCCCTACCATCGATCAGATTAATATTTTGCAGGCCTCACTTCTGGCCATGCAGATCGCCATTGATAACCTTCCCGAAAAACCAGATTTTATCCTCGTAGATGGCCCGCATCTTCCTAAGACTCAGATCCCAGGGCTAGCTGTGGTGCATGGAGACTCTCGTGTCTTTTCCATCGCTGCTGCGTCGATCATTGCTAAGGTGACAAGAGATCAGATGATGAGAGAGTATGATGCTAAGTATCCCCAATATGGGTTTATAAAGCATAAGGGCTATGGAACTGCCGCTCACCTTTCCGCCATCGCAGCCCATGGCCCCTCGCCCCTCCACAGAATGAGCTTTCACCCTTTCACTTCCCGAGAGGAGAAGGGCTAG
- the gmk gene encoding guanylate kinase, with amino-acid sequence MAERVLGNLSKGKVFVLSAPAGTGKTTLVRMLREEFPVITESISCTTRPPRAGELAGEDYHFLTDQEFKERIKSGDFLEHAEVFGYHYGTSKAFVVKQQEAGRHVFLVIDTQGAMQLKKRKFEAIYIFISPPSLDELKTRLINRKTEDEESMKRRLSWAEEELKQAVNYDYHIVNQNLNIAYDILRSIVIAEEHRITK; translated from the coding sequence ATGGCTGAAAGAGTTTTAGGAAATCTATCGAAAGGAAAAGTCTTTGTTCTCAGTGCGCCTGCAGGAACTGGTAAGACAACGCTTGTGCGTATGCTGCGCGAAGAGTTTCCTGTTATTACAGAGAGTATCTCCTGCACAACTAGGCCGCCGAGAGCTGGTGAACTCGCAGGAGAAGACTACCATTTCCTTACCGATCAGGAGTTTAAAGAGAGAATCAAGAGCGGCGATTTTTTAGAGCATGCAGAAGTGTTTGGCTACCATTACGGCACATCGAAGGCCTTTGTTGTTAAGCAGCAAGAAGCGGGGCGACACGTCTTTCTGGTTATCGATACTCAAGGCGCTATGCAGCTAAAGAAGAGAAAGTTTGAGGCGATCTACATCTTTATTAGCCCACCTTCTTTAGACGAATTAAAAACGCGCCTTATCAACCGAAAGACGGAAGATGAAGAGTCGATGAAGCGCAGGCTCTCATGGGCGGAAGAAGAGCTTAAGCAGGCTGTAAATTACGACTACCATATCGTCAATCAGAATTTAAACATTGCATATGACATTTTGAGAAGTATCGTCATTGCAGAAGAACATAGAATCACAAAATAA
- the trmD gene encoding tRNA (guanosine(37)-N1)-methyltransferase TrmD → MKFTILSLFPGYFEGPFSVSMLKRAQEKELIEIEQVDIRDFAEDKHRKVDDRPFGGGPGMVLMPEPLTRAIRSRRGERARVILLSPQGKKLTAEKCQELAKEEHLILVCGHYEGVDERVIEKEIDEEISIGDYVLTNGCIAAIVLVDAISRFVPGVLGHEEAAQQDSFQDGIFDGPQYTRPVEFEGLQVPEVLRGGNHADIEKWRKQKALEKTRRVRPELEFRLRGSK, encoded by the coding sequence GTGAAGTTTACTATTTTATCTCTCTTTCCTGGGTATTTCGAAGGGCCATTCAGCGTGAGTATGCTGAAACGCGCGCAAGAGAAAGAGCTGATAGAGATAGAGCAGGTGGACATACGCGATTTTGCTGAAGATAAGCATCGCAAGGTTGATGACCGCCCCTTCGGCGGCGGACCAGGAATGGTTCTGATGCCGGAACCACTGACGCGTGCGATTCGCAGCAGAAGAGGAGAGAGAGCTCGAGTGATTCTCCTCTCTCCGCAAGGAAAAAAGCTCACTGCGGAAAAGTGTCAAGAGCTTGCGAAGGAAGAGCATCTAATTCTCGTCTGCGGCCACTATGAAGGCGTCGATGAGAGGGTGATTGAGAAGGAGATCGATGAGGAGATAAGCATAGGAGACTATGTTTTAACGAATGGGTGTATAGCTGCCATCGTGCTCGTCGATGCGATCTCTCGCTTTGTTCCAGGTGTTTTGGGGCATGAGGAGGCTGCGCAGCAGGACTCTTTCCAGGATGGGATTTTTGATGGACCGCAATACACGCGGCCAGTTGAGTTTGAAGGGCTGCAGGTGCCCGAGGTGCTACGAGGCGGCAACCACGCTGACATCGAAAAATGGCGAAAACAGAAGGCTCTCGAAAAAACTAGAAGAGTACGACCAGAACTAGAGTTTAGATTAAGAGGATCCAAATGA
- a CDS encoding YicC family protein produces the protein MVRSMTAYGRATKDNPLGSWAVEIHSVNRKMLDMHLMMPKEFLRFDLDVRKWIADQIQRGQVNVRIVHTLNEKSIAPSIKTLKQFKGMWEKVAEELGYDPLAEVDLPFLLDRAPQSSTLEQPEQDEELKASLKDAVGSALKEMMEMKVREGKHLHDDLLGRLKIIEDAAQKAKLAAPQMMDNFRKKLLERISSLSLLPQTPENEERLFRELSFFAEKGDVTEELTRLDSHIAQFRHYLKSGEKSIGRTLDFLTQEIHREINTLSAKSLETELSYLTVLMKSECEKIREQLQNIE, from the coding sequence ATGGTCAGAAGCATGACGGCCTATGGCCGTGCCACAAAAGATAATCCATTGGGCTCCTGGGCAGTTGAGATCCACTCCGTCAATCGGAAGATGCTCGACATGCATCTCATGATGCCCAAAGAGTTTCTACGCTTCGACCTCGACGTAAGAAAATGGATCGCAGACCAGATCCAGCGCGGGCAAGTGAATGTCCGCATCGTACACACATTAAACGAAAAGAGCATCGCACCCTCCATCAAAACTCTCAAGCAGTTTAAGGGGATGTGGGAGAAGGTTGCAGAAGAGCTCGGTTACGATCCTTTAGCTGAAGTCGATCTGCCTTTTCTTCTCGACAGAGCGCCGCAGAGTAGTACGCTTGAGCAGCCAGAGCAAGATGAGGAGCTAAAAGCTTCACTAAAAGATGCTGTTGGTTCTGCTTTAAAAGAGATGATGGAGATGAAGGTTCGAGAGGGAAAGCACCTCCACGACGACCTGCTCGGAAGACTTAAAATCATCGAAGATGCAGCTCAGAAAGCTAAGCTAGCTGCTCCGCAGATGATGGATAATTTTAGAAAGAAGTTACTTGAGAGAATAAGCTCTCTCTCTCTATTGCCGCAGACTCCAGAAAATGAAGAGAGGCTCTTTAGGGAGCTCTCTTTCTTTGCTGAAAAGGGCGATGTTACAGAAGAGCTCACGCGTTTAGACTCGCACATTGCTCAGTTTCGTCACTACTTAAAATCTGGCGAAAAAAGCATAGGTAGAACGCTCGATTTTCTCACTCAGGAGATCCATCGAGAGATTAATACGCTATCGGCGAAGTCGCTTGAAACCGAGCTCTCTTATTTAACAGTGCTCATGAAGAGCGAGTGTGAAAAGATTCGCGAACAGCTGCAGAACATCGAGTAA
- the ffh gene encoding signal recognition particle protein → MFGSLTEKFQQVFSSIVGKKKLTEENVADAVREVRLALLDADVSYAVASQFVKRVKEKSLGDDVIKSVSPDQQFIKVVHDELAALMGSDEAPLELKGSPAVILLCGLQGSGKTTQCAKLAAYLKKKEFNKKPLLAACDLQRPAAIEQLKRLGAQIEVPVFSIDGELDPVRVAKAALQEAKAKDYDVLIVDTAGRLHLDEALMEELERIKAQVSPHEVLFVASAATGQDAVKVAAEFDKRVSITGSILTMLDGSARAGAALSIREVTQKPLKFEGVGEKIADFQVFNPSSMADRILGMGDVINLVKRAEEHFDEEENKNLEKKLKKATFTYGDYMKQMGVIKKMGSFKSLFKMLPGFSESDVDMEDSEKEFKKTEAMILSMTQDEREEKVELAPSRRRRIAKGSGTSIDDVNRMIKSFKRLKQLCKEMPGMMKGKSMKDMKENFLWQ, encoded by the coding sequence ATGTTTGGTTCTCTTACTGAAAAATTTCAGCAGGTCTTCTCTTCGATCGTGGGCAAGAAGAAGCTCACAGAGGAGAATGTTGCTGATGCAGTACGTGAAGTTAGGCTTGCTCTTCTCGATGCAGACGTCAGCTACGCGGTTGCGAGTCAGTTTGTTAAGCGAGTAAAAGAGAAGTCGTTGGGAGATGACGTTATTAAATCGGTCTCTCCCGACCAGCAGTTTATTAAAGTGGTACATGATGAGCTAGCCGCTCTCATGGGGTCTGATGAGGCTCCTCTTGAACTCAAGGGAAGCCCAGCTGTGATCCTTCTCTGCGGGCTACAGGGAAGCGGGAAGACGACGCAGTGCGCTAAGCTAGCGGCTTACCTCAAGAAGAAGGAGTTTAACAAGAAGCCGCTGCTTGCAGCGTGCGACCTTCAGAGGCCAGCTGCAATTGAGCAGTTGAAGCGACTTGGTGCGCAGATTGAAGTGCCAGTCTTTTCAATTGATGGGGAGCTGGACCCTGTAAGAGTCGCGAAAGCGGCTCTGCAAGAGGCGAAGGCGAAAGATTACGATGTGCTGATTGTCGACACAGCCGGCCGTCTGCATCTCGATGAGGCTCTCATGGAAGAGCTAGAGCGAATTAAGGCTCAAGTCTCTCCGCATGAGGTGCTCTTTGTAGCGAGTGCTGCGACTGGACAAGATGCCGTTAAGGTGGCTGCAGAGTTTGATAAGCGCGTTTCGATCACAGGCTCGATCTTAACGATGCTAGATGGAAGCGCAAGAGCGGGGGCTGCTCTTTCGATTAGAGAGGTGACGCAGAAGCCCTTAAAGTTTGAAGGTGTTGGTGAAAAGATAGCTGATTTCCAGGTCTTTAATCCCAGCTCGATGGCCGACCGTATTCTCGGCATGGGCGATGTGATTAACTTGGTTAAGCGCGCTGAAGAGCATTTCGATGAGGAAGAGAATAAGAACCTCGAAAAGAAGCTCAAAAAAGCGACATTCACCTACGGCGACTACATGAAGCAGATGGGAGTAATTAAGAAGATGGGCTCCTTTAAGAGCCTCTTCAAGATGCTTCCTGGTTTTTCTGAGTCGGATGTGGACATGGAGGACTCTGAAAAAGAGTTCAAGAAGACAGAGGCCATGATCCTATCGATGACTCAAGATGAGAGAGAAGAGAAGGTTGAACTCGCACCGAGCAGACGCAGGCGCATCGCAAAGGGGAGCGGGACATCGATCGACGATGTAAACCGGATGATTAAGAGTTTTAAACGTTTGAAACAGTTGTGTAAAGAGATGCCCGGAATGATGAAGGGCAAATCTATGAAGGATATGAAGGAGAATTTTTTATGGCAGTAA
- the rplS gene encoding 50S ribosomal protein L19, translating to MKQNQVIQAVEEAQLKENIPSFRVGDTINVHMRIAEGEKERIQLFSGTVIAKRGSGLSETVALYRFSYGAGMERVFMLHSPRISKIEVVKIGKVRKSKLYYLRGTSGKASKVKEQIGPVKAKATTTATT from the coding sequence ATGAAACAGAATCAAGTTATTCAAGCTGTTGAGGAAGCTCAGCTAAAAGAGAACATCCCTTCATTCCGCGTGGGCGACACAATTAACGTCCATATGCGCATTGCAGAGGGTGAAAAAGAGCGTATTCAGCTCTTCAGCGGCACTGTTATCGCAAAGCGTGGCAGCGGCCTTTCTGAGACCGTAGCCCTCTATCGCTTCTCATATGGAGCTGGTATGGAGAGAGTCTTCATGCTTCACAGCCCTAGAATTTCTAAGATTGAGGTGGTCAAGATTGGTAAAGTGCGCAAGAGCAAGCTCTACTATCTCCGCGGCACTTCAGGCAAAGCTTCTAAAGTTAAAGAGCAGATCGGACCTGTTAAAGCGAAAGCGACAACAACTGCTACGACATAA
- the rpsP gene encoding 30S ribosomal protein S16 translates to MAVKIRLRQQGKKNRQTYRLVLIDGRSKRDGKYLENLGWYNPFENQNNLSVNAERVAYWLDKGAEISHQAMTLVAKSAPEVVKNYHEKRMATRTKRAAQRREAKKA, encoded by the coding sequence ATGGCAGTAAAGATCCGTTTGCGTCAACAGGGGAAGAAGAACCGTCAGACATACCGTCTGGTGCTTATCGATGGCCGCTCTAAGCGCGATGGTAAGTATCTGGAGAATCTCGGCTGGTACAACCCATTTGAGAATCAGAACAATTTGAGCGTTAATGCTGAGCGCGTTGCCTACTGGTTAGATAAAGGCGCTGAGATCTCTCATCAGGCGATGACTCTCGTTGCGAAGAGCGCTCCAGAGGTTGTAAAGAACTACCACGAAAAACGCATGGCAACTCGCACTAAGCGCGCTGCGCAAAGAAGAGAAGCTAAGAAGGCTTAA